The Kaistella daneshvariae genomic sequence TACACCGACAAAAAACTGGAATGGATTAAAAAGCTGTTATAAAAAAATCCCGCCGTAATTGGCGGGATTTTTAATATTTAGGAAGCTTTTGGCGCCCATTTTTCAAAAAACGCTTTCACCTTTTCCAGGCTGTAGCCTTTACCTTCTTCCAGCACCGCGCTGTCCTGCGTGTGGATCATTTTGCCGTTCTGGTCCAGAACGATGAAAACCGGATATCCATATTTCGCGCCCGGATTGTCATATTTAGCAAAAACTTTTTCGTTTTTGTTTTCCGGCGAGTAATTGAGGTGGTAATAAATATAGTTTTTGTCAACAACCTGCTTCAGTTCTGGCGTCGTTTGCACATAATTGTTGAAACGTAAACACCAGATACACCAGTTTCCGCCGGCCTGTATCATGACATTTTTATTTTCAGCTTTGGCCTGTTTTACAAGCTCTGCAATTTTTGCTTCGGCATTTTCCTTGTCATTATATGGTTTCGGAAGTTTTGCAAGTTCCGCTGCTGCCGCTTTCTTTTTCGCTTCTTTCAGTGCTACGCTATCAACAGGAGCTGTCGCCGTATCTACGGAAGTTTGCGAAACAGAATCTTTCGAAGTTTTCGTTACCGCCACATTTTCACTTTTTTGCGAACATGCAATGCCGGAAATTAAAAGTCCGGAAAGCAGGAGGCTTCTTAAAGTTTGTTTTTTCATCTTGATTGAAAATTATTAATCTCTGCAAAATACCAAATTTTGGTTAAAGGATAAACTTTATTATCATTAAATTTGCACTCCACCATGAAGTTTATTTTCCAGATTATTTTACTTTTTTCCCGGTTACCGCTGCGCGTGCTTTACGTCGTTTCCGATGTATTGTTTCTGCTCAGTTTTCACATCATCGGTTACAGA encodes the following:
- a CDS encoding thioredoxin family protein, whose translation is MKKQTLRSLLLSGLLISGIACSQKSENVAVTKTSKDSVSQTSVDTATAPVDSVALKEAKKKAAAAELAKLPKPYNDKENAEAKIAELVKQAKAENKNVMIQAGGNWCIWCLRFNNYVQTTPELKQVVDKNYIYYHLNYSPENKNEKVFAKYDNPGAKYGYPVFIVLDQNGKMIHTQDSAVLEEGKGYSLEKVKAFFEKWAPKAS